One Solanum lycopersicum chromosome 2, SLM_r2.1 genomic region harbors:
- the LOC101248166 gene encoding ARF guanine-nucleotide exchange factor GNOM, translated as MGCLNQQSEVNTPFSEPNDCTVKPSKGALACMVNSEIGAVLAVMRRNVRWGFHYAAADDQLEHPLIHSFKELRKNVFSWKHHWNRVDPLLYLQPFLDVIQSDETGAPITGVALSSVYKFLTLEIIDSSIMNVEKALYQIVETVTSCRFEVTDPASEEVVLMKILQVLLACMKSKASENLSNHHVCNIVNTCFRLVHQASAKSELLQRIARHTMHELVRHIFAHLPNIISKAHEFDQQSRLCADSEAGEKQHDNGCVSAESTGKSAPAAVPSNASDKRDGTTDEKTQKEEIASNRENPMMDPYGVPCMVEIFHFLCSLLNVMESIEIGSRSNPIAYDEDVPLFALGLINSAIEVSGASSGNHPELLALIQKDLFHNLMRFGLSMSPLILSTVCSIVLNLYHHMRSKLKLQLGTFFSGVLLRIAQSKYGTYYQQQEVAIETLVDFCRQPMFMPEMYANFDCDISCSNVFEDLANLLSKSSFPVNIPLSALNTLALDGLIAMMEGMAERISQDSFVSDQASIDLGEYRSFWTEICKDYSDPNHWVPYLRKMKVIKRKLLIGVDHFNRDPKKGMDFLQGVHLLPEKRDPKSVACFFRYTTGLDKNLIGDFLGSHEDFYIEVLHEFAGTFDFRGMNLDIALRIFLETFRLPGESQKIQRVLEAFAERYYEQSQNILADKDAALLLSYSIIMLNTDQHNAQVKKKMTEEDFIRNNRRINGGNDLPREFLSELYRSICEDEIRITPDRGAGIPMMAPSHWIGLVHKSRQTSPYIICDPGPYLDYDMFAMLSGPAIASISVVFDNVEQEDVWETCISGFLAIARIAAAYSFDDVLNDLVVSLCKFTTLLLPSYVDEFTVAFAEDGKARLATLAVFTLANEYGDHIRSGWKNILDCILCLHKLGLLPTRLFSDAADDLESTGDADPRRPTALFPSPSRFPSSTPSRKSSGLMGVFSQLLYLDEEPAPQPNEQQLAARQQTLQTIQSCHVDSIFAESKFLQAESLLQLVRAVVLAAGKPRKRNNSLEDEETAVFCLELLIAITINNRDRIMLLWQVVYDHIASVVHLTTMPSTLIEKAVFGLLRICQRLLPYKENLTDELLKSLQLILKLDARVADAFLEQITREVMHLVKANAMQIRSHIGWRTIISLLSFTARHPEASETGFDTLVFIMADGAHLLPANYVLCLNVAAQFADSHVGNVDQSVRSLDLMAGSLISLIRWSHQAKEALGQEAAVKMTQDITEMWLRLIQGLRKFCKDRREEVRDHAILMLQMCLTGVDGIHIPEDLWLQCFDQVIFTLLDELLNLAQPSFVKDYRSTEGAIVLALKLMFKMFLQSLNHLSQSTSFCKLWLGVLSLTERCMKVKFKGKWSEKIPELISELLKNTLLVMKTSGILGPSNPVGGDSFWKSTWLHVHKICPSLQTEIFPTNEAEQSEKQHIQVGCSPLAEGNVIVSSGNSTA; from the exons ATGGGGTGCCTCAATCAGCAGAGTGAAGTCAATACTCCATTTTCAGAACCCAATGATTGCACTGTAAAGCCTTCCAAAGGTGCCTTAGCATGTATGGTAAATTCAGAAATTGGTGCTGTTTTGGCCGTTATGAGGAGAAATGTAAGGTGGGGGTTCCATTATGCTGCTGCTGATGATCAGCTAGAGCATCCTCTCATACATTCTTTCAAGGAATTACGGAAAAATGTCTTCTCATGGAAACATCACTGGAACAGAGTTGATCCACTCCTATATCTTCAGCCTTTCTTGGATGTGATTCAATCTGATGAAACTGGTGCACCAATAACCGGTGTTGCACTGTCTTCTGTTTACAAATTCTTAACCCTTGAAATAATTGATTCATCTATCATGAATGTGGAGAAAGCTTTATATCAGATAGTTGAGACCGTGACAAGTTGCCGCTTTGAAGTGACTGATCCTGCCTCTGAGGAAGTGGTACTGATGAAGATACTTCAGGTTCTTTTGGCTTGCATGAAAAGTAAGGCATCAGAAAATTTAAGTAATCATCACGTGTGCAACATTGTAAACACTTGCTTTCGGCTTGTTCATCAAGCTAGTGCCAAAAGTGAACTGCTGCAGAGAATAGCAAGACACACAATGCATGAATTGGTGAGACACATTTTCGCTCACCTGCCTAACATTATCAGCAAAGCGCATGAATTTGATCAGCAAAGCAGATTGTGTGCTGACTCAGAG GCAGGCGAAAAACAACATGACAATGGTTGTGTTAGTGCAGAATCCACTGGTAAGTCAGCACCAGCTGCAGTTCCTTCCAATGCATCAGACAAGAGGGATGGAACAACGGATGAAAAAACTCAAAAGGAGGAGATTGCTAGTAATAGAGAAAACCCTATGATGGATCCATATGGGGTCCCCTGCATGGTGGAGATATTTCATTTCCTGTGTTCTCTTCTGAATGTGATGGAGTCCATTGAAATTGGTTCTAGATCCAACCCTATAGCATATGATGAAGATGTTCCCTTGTTTGCACTGGGGTTAATTAATTCAGCCATAGAAGTAAGTGGTGCTTCATCTGGAAATCATCCTGAGTTATTGGCTCTGATACAGAAAGACTTGTTCCACAATCTGATGCGTTTTGGCTTGTCTATGAGTCCTTTAATTCTTTCAACAGTTTGTAGCATTGTTCTAAATTTGTATCATCATATGCGTAGTAAGTTAAAGCTACAGCTTGGAACTTTCTTCTCTGGTGTGTTATTGAGGATTGCCCAAAGCAAGTATGGAACTTATTATCAACAACAAGAGGTTGCCATAGAAACTCTTGTTGACTTCTGCAGACAGCCCATGTTCATGCCTGAGATGTATGCAAATTTTGATTGTGACATATCTTGCAGCAATGTATTTGAAGACCTTGCAAACCTGTTATCCAAGAGTTCCTTTCCGGTCAACATCCCACTATCAGCTTTAAATACGCTCGCCTTAGATGGTCTAATTGCCATGATGGAGGGAATGGCCGAGAGAATTAGCCAGGATTCATTTGTTTCTGATCAAGCTTCAATAGATCTGGGTGAATATAGATCGTTTTGGACAGAGATATGCAAGGACTACAGTGATCCTAATCATTGGGTTCCATATCTTCGTAAGATGAAGGTCATAAAGAGGAAATTGTTGATTGGAGTTGATCACTTTAACCGAGATCCAAAAAAGGGTATGGATTTTCTCCAAGGAGTGCATTTGTTACCTGAGAAACGTGACCCAAAAAGTGTAGCATGCTTTTTCAGGTATACGACTGGCTTAGATAAGAATCTTATTGGGGATTTCCTAGGAAGTCATGAAGACTTCTATATTGAAGTGCTTCACGAATTTGCAGGAACATTTGATTTTCGGGGCATGAACTTAGACATAGCCTTGCGAATCTTTTTAGAAACCTTCAGATTGCCTGGAGAGTCTCAGAAAATACAGAGGGTGCTTGAGGCATTTGCTGAGCGATATTACGAGCAGTCGCAAAATATTCTGGCTGACAAAGATGCTGCACTATTGTTGTCATATTCAATTATTATGCTCAACACAGATCAACACAATGCCCAGGTAAAAAAGAAGATGACGGAGGAAGATTTCATCCGGAACAACCGGAGGATAAACGGAGGAAATGACCTCCCTCGGGAATTTTTGTCCGAGCTTTACCGCTCCATTTGTGAGGATGAGATCCGAATTACCCCAGATCGAGGTGCTGGTATTCCAATGATGGCACCAAGCCATTGGATTGGTCTAGTTCATAAATCAAGGCAAACTTCCCCATATATTATCTGTGATCCTGGTCCATATCTTGATTATGATATGTTTGCTATGTTGTCTGGTCCTGCAATTGCTTCCATATCTGTGGTTTTTGATAATGTGGAGCAAGAGGATGTTTGGGAAACATGTATCAGTGGATTCCTTGCCATTGCCAGAATTGCAGCTGCCTATAGCTTCGATGATGTGTTAAATGATTTAGTAGTATCTCTTTGCAAGTTCACAACCCTTTTGCTTCCATCTTATGTTGATGAATTTACTGTTGCATTTGCGGAAGATGGTAAAGCTAGATTGGCCACATTAGCAGTCTTTACATTAGCGAACGAATATGGAGATCACATTCGCTCTGGTTGGAAGAACATCCTAGACTGCATTTTGTGTTTGCACAAATTGGGCCTTCTCCCCACACGTCTATTTAGTGATGCTGCTGATGACTTGGAGTCTACTGGTGATGCAGACCCTAGGAGACCTACTGCACTTTTTCCATCACCATCTCGTTTTCCTTCATCGACTCCATCAAGAAAATCATCTGGCTTAatgggggtgtttagccaacTATTATATCTTGACGAAGAACCTGCACCACAGCCAAATGAACAACAGCTTGCCGCACGTCAGCAGACTCTTCAGACAATTCAGAGCTGTCACGTTGATAGCATCTTTGCCGAGAGTAAATTTTTGCAAGCTGAGTCCCTGTTACAGCTTGTTCGGGCCGTTGTGTTGGCTGCAGGCAAGCCTCGCAAAAGAAACAATTCTCTGGAAGACGAAGAGACTGCAGTATTTTGTCTAGAGTTGCTTATTGCTATCACAATAAATAACCGTGACAGAATAATGCTTCTTTGGCAGGTCGTCTATGACCATATAGCAAGTGTTGTCCATTTAACAACAATGCCATCTACTTTGATAGAGAAGGCTGTGTTTGGTCTGCTTCGCATATGCCAAAGGTTACTTCCGTACAAGGAAAATCTCACAGATGAGCTTCTCAAGTCTCTGCAACTTATCTTAAAGCTTGATGCTCGGGTTGCTGATGCATTTCTTGAACAGATAACCCGGGAGGTTATGCACCTTGTCAAAGCAAATGCTATGCAGATACGATCTCATATAGGCTGGCGGACAATCATATCTCTGCTTTCTTTTACTGCTCGGCATCCCGAAGCATCTGAAACAGGTTTTGATACACTAGTGTTCATCATGGCAGATGGGGCCCACCTCTTGCCTGCTAATTATGTTCTCTGTTTGAATGTGGCGGCGCAGTTTGCTGATTCTCATGTTGGGAATGTTGATCAATCTGTGAGATCTTTAGACCTGATGGCTGGATCACTTATCTCTCTTATTAGATGGTCTCACCAGGCGAAGGAAGCACTTGGGCAGGAGGCTGCTGTAAAAATGACCCAGGATATAACAGAAATGTGGCTCAGGCTGATACAGGGACTGCGTAAATTTTGTAAAGACAGGAGAGAAGAGGTAAGGGATCATGCCATCTTGATGCTGCAGATGTGCTTGACTGGAGTTGATGGGATCCATATCCCTGAAGATTTGTGGTTGCAATGTTTTGATCAGGTGATATTTACATTACTAGATGAATTACTCAATCTTGCCCAGCCGAGCTTTGTGAAGGATTATAGGAGCACTGAAGGAGCAATAGTTTTGGCACTGAAGCTCATGTTCAAAATGTTTTTACAGTCTTTGAATCATCTCTCCCAGTCGACATCCTTTTGCAAACTGTGGTTAGGGGTCTTGAGTCTAACAGAGAGATGCATGAAGGTGAAATTTAAAGGGAAATGGAGTGAAAAGATCCCTGAACTCATTTCCGAGCTCCTAAAGAACACTCTACTTGTCATGAAAACAAGTGGAATTCTGGGGCCAAGTAATCCTGTAGGAGGGGACAGCTTCTGGAAGTCAACATGGTTGCATGTCCACAAAATATGCCCATCCCTTCAGACAGAAATCTTTCCCACAAACGAAGCAGAACAGTCGGAAAAACAGCATATCCAAGTAGGTTGTAGTCCTCTGGCAGAGGGAAATGTTATCGTCTCATCTGGTAATAGCACAGCTTGA
- the SNF1 gene encoding SNF1 protein, with amino-acid sequence MDGTAVQGTSSVDSFLRNYKLGKTLGIGSFGKVKIAEHTLTGHKVAVKILNRRKIRNMDMEEKVRREIKILRLFMHPHIIRLYEVIETPSDIYVVMEYVKSGELFDYIVEKGRLQEDEARNFFQQIISGVEYCHRNMVVHRDLKPENLLLDSKWNVKIADFGLSNIMRDGHFLKTSCGSPNYAAPEVISGKLYAGPEVDVWSCGVILYALLCGTLPFDDENIPNLFKKIKGGIYTLPSHLSAGARDLIPRMLIVDPMKRMTIPEIRLHPWFQAHLPRYLAVPPPDTTQQAKKIDEEILQEVVKMGFDRNNLTESLRNRVQNEGTVAYYLLLDNRHRVSTGYLGAEFQESMEYGYNRINSNETAASPVGQRFPGIMDYQQAGARQFPIERKWALGLQSRAHPREIMTEVLKALQELNVCWKKIGQYNMKCRWVPSLPGHHEGMGVNSMHGNQFFGDDSSIIENDGATKLTNVVKFEVQLYKTREEKYLLDLQRLQGPQFLFLDLCAAFLAQLRVL; translated from the exons ATGGACGGAACAGCAGTGCAGGGCACCAGCAGTGTTGACTCATTTTTACGGAACTATAAACTCGGGAAAACACTTGGCATTGGATCGTTCGGCAAAGTTAAAATAGCTGAACATACGTTAACAGGGCACAAAGTTGCTGTCAAGATTCTTAATCGTCGAAAAATCAGGAATATGGACATGGAGGAGAAAG TCCGTAgagaaatcaaaatattgaGATTGTTCATGCATCCTCATATTATACGGCTTTATGAGGTCATAGAGACACCATCAGATATATATGTTGTGATGGAGTATGTGAAATCTGGCGAGTTATTTGATTACATTGTTGAGAAGGGCAGATTGCAGGAGGATGAAGCTCGTAACTTTTTTCAGCAG ATAATTTCTGGTGTGGAGTACTGCCATAGAAACATGGTGGTTCATAGAGACCTTAAGCCTGAAAACCTCCTTCTGGACTCCAAATGGAATGTGAAGATCGCAGATTTTGGTTTGAGCAATATCATGCGCGATGGTCATTTTCTGAAGACAAGTTGCGGAAGCCCAAACTATGCTGCCCCAGAG GTTATATCAGGTAAATTGTATGCTGGCCCTGAGGTAGATGTATGGAGCTGTGGTGTTATTCTTTATGCTCTTCTCTGTGGCACCCTTCCGTTTGACGATGAAAACATACCCaatctttttaagaaaataaag GGTGGAATATATACTCTGCCCAGCCATTTATCAGCTGGTGCGAGGGATTTGATTCCGAGGATGCTTATAGTCGACCCAATGAAGCGAATGACTATTCCTGAGATTCGCCTGCACCCTTGGTTCCAAGCTCATTTGCCACGCTATTTGGCCGTGCCTCCACCAGATACAACCCAACAAGCAAAGAAG ATCGATGAAGAGATTCTTCAAGAGGTGGTTAAGATGGGATTTGACAGGAACAACCTTACTGAGTCTCTTCGCAATAGAGTTCAAAATGAG GGCACTGTTGCATACTATCTGCTCCTGGACAATCGCCATCGTGTTTCCACTGGCTATCTTGGAGCTGAATTTCAGGAGTCCATG GAATATGGTTACAACCGGATCAATTCTAATGAAACCGCTGCTTCCCCTGTTGGTCAACGTTTCCCAGGAATAATGGATTATCAGCAAGCTGGTGCAAGACAGTTCCCCATTGAAAGAAAATGGGCTCTTGGCCTCCAG TCTCGAGCGCATCCACGTGAAATAATGACTGAAGTTTTGAAAGCTCTGCAAGAACTGAATGTATGTTGGAAAAAGATTGGTCAGTATAACATGAAATGTCGATGGGTTCCTAGCTTACCTGGTCATCATGAAGGCATGGGTGTTAATTCCATGCATGGGAATCAGTTCTTTGGAGATGATTCATCCATCATTGAGAATGATGGGGCCACAAAGTTAACAAATGTGGTCAAGTTTGAAGTTCAG CTTTACAAAACCAGGGAGGAGAAGTACTTGCTTGACCTTCAGAGACTTCAGGGTCCACAATTCCTCTTCCTGGATCTCTGTGCTGCTTTTCTTGCTCAGCTTCGAGTACTTTAA
- the ERF-H19 gene encoding ethylene-responsive transcription factor ERN1, with amino-acid sequence MGRKRKAEGLMKIQRPRKKFVGVRQRPSGRWVAEIKDTIQKIRVWLGTFDTAEEAARAYDEAACLLRGPNTRTNFWTSSSPSSNSALPQKITKLLLSRLREQNKSAAAAAADSSSSTTSLAEIDHQQQKQQEKIGNRVVDFSDSLYTDYLNYPEDNVTENNVIAPITRELTSIVQNQEINFQPVNNYEIIEIGEAINIDVEDIESDIDFQFRFSPFDLAEELSMDFGEETSIVSEAMRRMNYERKFSASLYAFNGITECLKLKMKSGGVTRSDQLSRIQNACKRNLVKERENEERNAGND; translated from the coding sequence ATGGGTAGGAAGAGAAAAGCTGAAGGACTCATGAAAATTCAACGACCGCGGAAGAAATTTGTTGGAGTTAGACAGAGGCCATCAGGCAGATGGGTTGCTGAAATAAAAGACACCATACAGAAAATAAGAGTATGGCTTGGGACTTTTGACACTGCTGAAGAAGCAGCAAGGGCTTATGATGAAGCGGCTTGTTTGCTTCGTGGACCAAATACTCGCACGAATTTCTGGACTTCTTCTTCTCCATCTTCCAATTCAGCTCTGCCTCAGAAAATCACTAAACTTCTTCTCAGCAGACTCAGAGAACAAAACAAatctgctgctgctgctgctgctgatTCATCCAGTTCTACTACCTCTCTGGCTGAAATTGATCATCAGCAGCAGAAGCAACAAGAAAAAATCGGAAACAGAGTAGTTGATTTTTCAGATTCGTTGTATACTGATTATCTCAATTACCCTGAAGATAATGTAACTGAAAACAACGTGATTGCTCCAATTACAAGAGAATTAACAAGCATAGTTCAAAATCAGGAAATTAATTTTCAGCCTGTGAATAACTATGAGATTATAGAGATAGGAGAGGCAATTAATATTGATGTTGAAGATATAGAGTCAGATATTGACTTCCAATTTCGTTTTTCGCCATTTGATTTAGCTGAAGAGCTATCAATGGATTTTGGGGAAGAAACATCAATTGTAAGTGAGGCAATGAGGAGGATGAATTACGAGAGGAAGTTTTCAGCTTCACTCTATGCTTTCAATGGGATCACGGAATGTTTAAAGTTGAAGATGAAATCTGGAGGCGTAACGCGATCTGATCAATTATCCAGGATTCAAAATGCATGCAAAAGGAACCTAGTCAAGGAGAGGGAAAACGAAGAACGCAACGCTGGCAATGACTGA